In Paenibacillus sp. J23TS9, a single genomic region encodes these proteins:
- a CDS encoding AI-2E family transporter — MLPLYKKYWRTFIDIGMIVLTVLLIMYVFSKLYQIAAPVFLSFLVFFMIEPLAKFLHRRGLPKTLAAAISVLLFVLVILGILFGIGLIVVSQIAQVQDNLPQYTQMIQSAFTKTTAFLQHKIEALPPNITDKMNENFKNFTDYATGWATSFLKYMVSLFSSFSSFMANFGVAIILAFFLSTEIGGWRKIVKDKSPKTLKNAYTFLTTYVLKAIGSYIKAQMIMVLITMVLIYIGLLILRTGNELSLALVCAVFDILPLVGVPVILIPWIVYLFIVGNISLAIGLCVLLVVVLLTRQLLEPRITGNSIGISSAFLMLSFMIISLSIFGVAGLILSPVLLILLKELLQQGYLQRWIRLPQEEFDVSPFDMAVKAPEPTISEKQADS; from the coding sequence ATGCTTCCTCTCTACAAAAAATACTGGAGGACCTTTATAGACATTGGGATGATCGTGCTGACCGTCTTGTTGATTATGTACGTATTCAGCAAGCTTTACCAGATCGCAGCCCCCGTCTTTTTGTCCTTTCTCGTCTTTTTCATGATTGAGCCCTTGGCTAAATTCCTTCACCGGAGAGGCCTCCCTAAAACGCTCGCCGCAGCCATTTCGGTCCTGCTGTTCGTGCTTGTCATTCTGGGCATCCTCTTTGGTATCGGATTGATCGTGGTCTCCCAAATAGCCCAGGTCCAAGATAATTTGCCCCAATACACACAAATGATCCAATCGGCATTTACCAAAACAACTGCATTTCTCCAGCATAAAATCGAAGCTCTGCCTCCGAACATTACCGATAAGATGAATGAAAACTTTAAAAATTTCACGGATTACGCGACCGGATGGGCCACCAGCTTCTTAAAGTATATGGTATCCTTGTTCAGCTCGTTCTCATCTTTTATGGCTAATTTTGGCGTAGCGATTATTCTTGCCTTCTTCCTCAGTACTGAAATTGGCGGATGGCGCAAAATTGTCAAGGACAAGTCCCCCAAAACCCTAAAAAACGCTTATACATTCCTGACAACCTACGTACTGAAAGCCATCGGTTCATACATAAAAGCCCAAATGATTATGGTGTTGATAACCATGGTTCTTATTTACATAGGTCTTCTGATTCTGCGTACTGGCAATGAGTTGTCGCTCGCACTGGTATGCGCCGTTTTTGATATTCTGCCGTTGGTCGGTGTACCGGTCATCCTGATTCCATGGATCGTATACCTTTTCATCGTCGGAAATATCAGTCTTGCCATCGGACTTTGCGTTTTGCTCGTCGTTGTCCTGTTGACACGTCAGCTGCTGGAACCAAGAATTACCGGTAATTCCATCGGTATATCCTCAGCCTTTCTCATGCTGTCGTTCATGATTATTTCGCTTTCCATCTTCGGCGTTGCCGGCCTGATCCTGTCACCGGTACTGCTGATCTTGCTGAAAGAGCTATTGCAGCAGGGGTATTTGCAGCGCTGGATTCGACTGCCGCAGGAAGAGTTTGATGTTTCCCCATTTGATATGGCCGTAAAAGCACCTGAACCTACGATTTCTGAGAAGCAAGCAGATTCATAA
- a CDS encoding DUF1292 domain-containing protein, giving the protein MNDFSADQAAWTSVLKEAFGPTVELEDEDGSIEVYDLTAEFEVGGQTYAVLQSPGDEDGEYNILKVVKAPDGNLELATIDDDDEWENVTELYDEMTFPDDIEN; this is encoded by the coding sequence ATGAATGATTTTTCTGCAGACCAGGCTGCCTGGACTTCCGTATTGAAGGAAGCATTCGGCCCGACTGTAGAGCTGGAAGACGAAGACGGTTCCATTGAAGTCTATGATCTTACAGCGGAGTTTGAAGTAGGCGGCCAAACCTATGCGGTGCTGCAAAGCCCCGGTGATGAGGATGGCGAGTACAATATATTGAAAGTCGTTAAGGCACCAGACGGAAATCTCGAACTGGCGACCATTGATGACGATGATGAATGGGAAAATGTTACCGAGCTTTACGACGAAATGACTTTCCCGGACGACATTGAGAATTAA
- a CDS encoding methyl-accepting chemotaxis protein, producing MRQEIKVVGEEMGEVQKKELEEGKKNRWGKQRKKEKQEGKTVKVQADAKKERFNLRNAGSRIEKFNPAKSVGVKLFLIFFIAIVSFVLILGLTSYNKAKSTIKNNAASANKQTMIQTSQKLDIILKQYEDISLQIFFDPETQTLIDDMSSSDVSAYDMFVLNDKISKKLSNQINSNSTIKAIYLVPPSDGQNPIMAGSAGSDITTIRDEAWFKQAQGQSRAYWVTSDKGKDGGENFKLVRPLQSLTRGGKSYVIVIELKTALIEDQLKAINLGEGSKLQLISTDNKVAGSNQDDEAGNATNFTFMKDQKDAANSLYTEDSQRNSILAVYNTLETNGWKLVGTIPTELLVKDAQGILRLTLGFVLIVIIIAILIGWWMIRLIARPLSQLKDLMIEGSKGNLKVRTNHKSSDEIGELGKSFNLMMDQITKLVQQTNTTAQAVLETASELTDASKKTALSAREIAIATEEIANGASSLATEAERGNELTDNISRQMQLVVNANEEMGSAAHHVEQSSELGTKHLSSLMDKTHQTEDMTRSLMHKVDNLKQTTMSVNKVLEVLQNITKQTNILSLNATIEAARAGAAGRGFMVVADEIRQLADQSRQSIDMVGQITEKIMSEMNETVEALQEANPLFQQQMDSVKETNDIFVSVQEQMADFTQRLDSVTQSIETLNHSQEVLSDAMSNVSAVAEESSATSEEVASLSNEQQSIGSQLVQLSGKLENVSSELKETLSRFTI from the coding sequence GTGAGGCAAGAAATTAAAGTGGTAGGTGAGGAAATGGGAGAGGTTCAGAAGAAGGAACTGGAAGAAGGCAAAAAAAACCGTTGGGGGAAACAGCGGAAGAAAGAGAAACAGGAAGGGAAAACTGTTAAGGTTCAGGCTGACGCTAAAAAAGAAAGATTCAATTTGCGGAATGCGGGTTCCCGGATAGAGAAATTCAATCCTGCAAAATCAGTCGGTGTGAAGCTGTTTTTGATCTTCTTTATAGCGATTGTATCTTTTGTATTAATTCTAGGCCTAACGTCATACAACAAGGCTAAGAGCACCATCAAGAATAATGCCGCTTCAGCGAACAAACAAACCATGATTCAGACATCACAGAAGCTTGATATTATTCTGAAGCAGTATGAGGATATCTCATTGCAAATCTTTTTTGATCCGGAAACTCAGACATTGATTGATGATATGTCCTCATCAGATGTAAGCGCGTATGATATGTTCGTTCTGAATGATAAGATCAGCAAAAAGCTAAGCAATCAGATTAACAGCAACAGTACAATCAAAGCCATCTATCTCGTTCCGCCGTCAGACGGACAGAATCCGATTATGGCAGGCAGCGCTGGCAGTGATATAACTACCATCCGTGATGAAGCATGGTTTAAGCAAGCGCAAGGTCAGAGTAGAGCCTATTGGGTTACATCGGATAAAGGCAAGGATGGAGGGGAAAACTTCAAATTGGTCCGCCCTCTGCAAAGCTTAACCCGTGGTGGGAAATCCTATGTGATCGTTATAGAACTGAAAACAGCTCTGATTGAGGATCAACTGAAGGCCATCAATTTGGGCGAGGGCAGTAAGCTGCAGTTAATCTCTACCGATAACAAGGTGGCTGGTTCCAATCAAGATGATGAAGCAGGAAATGCGACGAACTTTACTTTTATGAAAGATCAGAAAGATGCGGCCAACAGTCTGTATACGGAGGATAGTCAGCGTAACAGTATCCTGGCAGTCTATAACACCTTGGAGACGAACGGTTGGAAGCTAGTAGGTACAATTCCAACGGAACTGCTTGTGAAAGACGCTCAAGGGATTCTGCGGCTGACCTTAGGATTTGTATTGATTGTAATCATTATCGCGATCCTCATTGGATGGTGGATGATTCGTTTGATTGCAAGACCGTTAAGCCAGCTTAAGGATCTGATGATCGAAGGTTCCAAAGGAAATCTTAAAGTGCGGACGAATCATAAATCATCCGATGAAATTGGTGAGCTGGGCAAAAGCTTCAACTTGATGATGGATCAAATCACGAAGCTTGTGCAGCAGACGAACACAACAGCTCAAGCTGTTCTCGAAACGGCGAGCGAGCTGACGGATGCATCGAAAAAGACAGCCCTCTCTGCGAGAGAAATTGCTATAGCAACAGAGGAAATTGCCAATGGAGCGAGCAGCCTGGCTACCGAAGCAGAGCGCGGCAACGAGCTGACGGATAACATTTCGCGTCAAATGCAGCTCGTGGTGAATGCTAATGAAGAGATGGGAAGCGCAGCCCATCATGTCGAGCAATCCAGTGAGCTGGGTACGAAGCACTTGAGCAGCTTGATGGATAAGACGCATCAGACGGAAGACATGACGCGTTCTCTCATGCATAAAGTGGACAATCTGAAACAAACGACGATGTCCGTCAATAAAGTCCTTGAAGTATTGCAGAATATCACGAAGCAAACGAATATCCTGTCACTCAACGCAACAATAGAAGCTGCACGTGCGGGTGCCGCGGGCAGAGGATTTATGGTGGTTGCTGACGAAATCCGCCAATTGGCAGACCAGTCCAGACAATCCATTGATATGGTTGGCCAAATCACAGAGAAAATCATGAGTGAAATGAATGAAACGGTTGAGGCTTTACAGGAAGCGAATCCTTTATTCCAGCAGCAAATGGATTCGGTTAAAGAGACGAATGATATATTTGTTTCTGTACAGGAGCAGATGGCTGATTTCACACAGCGCCTGGATTCCGTGACGCAATCGATAGAGACATTGAATCACTCACAAGAAGTTCTGTCCGATGCCATGAGCAATGTCAGTGCGGTAGCCGAAGAGTCCTCCGCAACATCCGAAGAGGTTGCTTCGCTCAGTAATGAGCAGCAAAGCATCGGCAGCCAGCTGGTACAGCTATCGGGTAAACTCGAGAATGTATCCAGTGAACTGAAGGAAACACTTTCGCGATTCACGATATAA
- a CDS encoding DUF1292 domain-containing protein: MTNERDYFEEEPDIIYIPDDEGNEEEFEVIMKFEVDGSDSKYMMVVPLEAADDDSDEVYAFRYEEDGDDLKLYMIEDDEEWQIVEETFNTLVAELDGGNDHE, from the coding sequence ATGACCAATGAGCGTGACTATTTTGAGGAAGAACCGGATATTATTTATATTCCTGACGACGAAGGTAACGAGGAAGAATTTGAAGTCATCATGAAATTTGAGGTTGATGGATCAGACTCCAAATACATGATGGTTGTTCCGCTGGAAGCAGCGGACGATGATTCTGATGAGGTTTACGCATTCCGTTATGAAGAAGACGGGGACGATCTCAAGCTCTACATGATCGAAGATGATGAAGAGTGGCAGATCGTGGAGGAAACCTTCAACACCTTAGTTGCTGAACTTGATGGAGGTAATGATCATGAATGA
- a CDS encoding U32 family peptidase: MKEVLSKPKYRGKRVRLEKPELLAPAGNLEKLKFAIHYGADAVYIGGQKYGLRSNADNFTFEEMREGVEFAKKYGAKVFVATNIYVHNEDIDGIEKYLRSLYDAGISAIIAADPAIIEVAQRAVPLLEVHLSTQQSTLNWQAVKFWKDEGLPRVVLGREASLEEIAEIKNNVEIEIEAFIHGAMCSSISGRCVLSNHFTDRDSNRGGCCQSCRWKYDLFEDGRDSEEESAMAVQPAALKPGITQLPLFDEKDHAFTMGSKDLCMLEHIPDLIEVGIDSFKIEGRMKSIHYVATVVNVYRQAIDAYFEDPDHYALKPEWLDDLHKAANRPLNTGFFYDIPDHEDHIYEPEEKAAPYDFAGLVLEYDESTQTAVIQQRNFFKQGQEIEFFGPKGAFFKQTVHEMWDEEGQPLEAARHPLQRIRVKVDQPVAYFDMLRRKH; the protein is encoded by the coding sequence GTGAAGGAAGTGCTTTCTAAACCGAAATACCGGGGGAAAAGAGTCCGTCTCGAAAAACCGGAACTGCTGGCACCTGCCGGAAATTTGGAAAAGTTGAAATTCGCTATTCATTACGGTGCGGATGCGGTATACATTGGCGGACAAAAATACGGGTTGCGTTCGAATGCAGATAACTTTACGTTTGAGGAAATGCGCGAAGGTGTGGAATTTGCAAAGAAATATGGTGCGAAGGTATTCGTGGCCACCAATATCTACGTGCATAATGAAGATATTGATGGTATAGAGAAGTATTTACGCAGTCTCTACGATGCCGGAATCTCGGCTATTATTGCTGCCGACCCGGCCATTATCGAAGTGGCACAGCGTGCAGTTCCATTGCTTGAGGTGCATCTCAGTACACAGCAGTCCACGTTAAACTGGCAGGCGGTGAAATTCTGGAAGGATGAGGGGCTTCCCCGTGTTGTTCTCGGCAGGGAAGCGAGTCTGGAAGAAATCGCAGAGATTAAAAACAATGTGGAGATTGAGATCGAAGCGTTTATTCATGGTGCGATGTGCTCATCGATTTCAGGCCGCTGCGTGCTGTCGAACCACTTTACAGACCGTGATTCCAACCGCGGCGGATGCTGCCAATCCTGCCGCTGGAAATATGATCTATTTGAAGATGGCAGAGACAGTGAAGAAGAATCCGCTATGGCGGTGCAGCCAGCAGCTTTGAAACCGGGAATAACGCAGCTTCCTCTTTTTGATGAAAAGGATCATGCTTTTACGATGGGATCCAAGGATCTATGTATGCTTGAGCATATCCCGGATTTAATTGAAGTTGGCATTGACAGCTTTAAGATTGAAGGGCGTATGAAATCCATACACTATGTAGCTACGGTCGTTAATGTATATCGCCAGGCGATTGATGCTTATTTTGAGGACCCGGACCATTATGCCCTTAAACCTGAGTGGCTGGATGATCTACATAAAGCAGCAAACCGCCCGCTGAATACTGGTTTTTTCTACGACATACCAGATCATGAGGATCATATTTATGAGCCGGAGGAAAAGGCAGCTCCTTATGATTTTGCAGGACTGGTGCTTGAGTATGATGAATCTACTCAAACGGCGGTCATTCAACAGCGCAATTTCTTTAAACAAGGTCAGGAGATTGAGTTCTTTGGGCCAAAGGGAGCCTTTTTCAAGCAAACGGTACATGAAATGTGGGATGAGGAGGGACAGCCTCTGGAAGCAGCGCGTCACCCGCTGCAGAGAATCCGCGTGAAGGTAGATCAGCCCGTCGCATATTTCGACATGCTGCGCAGAAAACATTAG
- a CDS encoding penicillin-binding protein 2: MFKQKQRVFYGLVILTGILVVLILRLAYIQLVSRTSKLPDSVYTLQEMSVLQRERGVVLDSGRGNIFDRNGKPITGETVSTAVLFPIDNKSLTNQDGSMDLVAGALGTDTAKLTNIWNKLSVPVFWQGALKNTPQALNPSQAEHISELKVSGIEVLPYTQRYVNKKSGMQWLGHLSELSGQKHMPHTGFAFKEGASGLEKTLEPLLRGIGPTTAYYSVDGTNRSIPGTGIQLKSPNNPYYPLRLHTTIDLSLQQQIEALTQKAGMKEGAVVLLDASNADVLTMISKPFYNPLDIHPELGAWNNRAVQAAAPGSIFKTVVAAAALEAGVTSTDESFYCSGDYGNYGLSCWKPSGHGSLSLEQAFAESCNVVFAQLSERLSGEELEITASRLGLGRTIGWEAKNMAGMPLLQPFDHEEAGTIYSSAASALDGGTRAQSGIGQRDVRVTPLQAANLVVTLLHGGQVRAPRILESLVYANGQVMKEFKPHLSPSRSGSIRPETARLVSSWMEKVVTEGTGKSLLKSKWRLAGKSGTAQITVQGRQRNNQWFIGYGPVDRPKYAAAVLFQNMPTEGSNQATALFGEIMNLLASQKS, translated from the coding sequence ATGTTTAAACAGAAACAGCGGGTCTTTTATGGATTGGTCATTCTGACAGGTATTCTGGTCGTTCTCATATTGAGATTGGCTTATATTCAGCTCGTATCCCGTACCTCCAAGCTGCCGGACAGCGTATATACACTGCAGGAAATGTCGGTCCTCCAACGCGAGCGTGGAGTCGTGCTGGATTCCGGCAGGGGAAATATCTTTGACCGGAATGGGAAGCCCATCACAGGTGAAACCGTCTCTACAGCCGTTCTATTTCCAATAGATAATAAGTCTTTAACCAATCAAGATGGGAGTATGGACTTGGTCGCCGGAGCTCTGGGTACGGATACGGCCAAGCTAACGAATATTTGGAACAAGCTCAGTGTGCCTGTTTTTTGGCAAGGAGCACTTAAAAACACACCGCAGGCGCTAAATCCAAGTCAGGCCGAACATATCTCTGAGCTGAAGGTTAGCGGCATTGAAGTGCTTCCTTACACCCAAAGGTATGTAAACAAGAAAAGTGGTATGCAGTGGCTCGGTCACTTATCAGAGCTATCCGGTCAAAAGCATATGCCGCATACCGGCTTTGCATTCAAGGAAGGTGCTTCCGGTCTTGAGAAGACGCTGGAGCCGCTGCTGCGTGGCATTGGTCCCACGACCGCCTACTATTCCGTTGATGGTACAAACCGCTCGATTCCCGGTACGGGCATCCAATTAAAGTCACCTAACAATCCATACTATCCGCTTCGGCTTCATACAACCATTGATCTCTCTCTTCAGCAACAAATCGAAGCGCTGACGCAGAAGGCGGGGATGAAAGAGGGGGCAGTTGTACTCCTGGATGCGAGCAATGCGGATGTTTTAACCATGATATCAAAGCCTTTTTATAATCCGCTCGATATCCATCCTGAGCTTGGCGCCTGGAACAACAGGGCGGTACAGGCAGCTGCTCCGGGCTCTATTTTCAAAACCGTGGTGGCCGCAGCGGCGCTGGAAGCGGGGGTGACGTCCACAGACGAATCATTCTATTGCTCAGGCGATTACGGCAACTATGGATTATCCTGCTGGAAACCCTCGGGACATGGATCTCTCTCACTGGAACAGGCTTTCGCCGAATCCTGCAACGTTGTATTTGCTCAGCTGTCGGAACGTTTATCAGGGGAAGAGCTGGAGATCACAGCCAGCAGGCTAGGGCTTGGTCGTACCATTGGTTGGGAAGCGAAGAATATGGCAGGAATGCCATTGCTGCAGCCCTTTGATCATGAGGAAGCGGGAACCATTTATTCGAGTGCAGCTTCTGCGCTCGATGGAGGCACGAGAGCCCAGTCCGGAATCGGGCAAAGGGATGTACGTGTAACCCCGCTGCAGGCAGCAAATTTGGTGGTTACGCTTTTACATGGGGGACAGGTTCGGGCACCGCGTATTCTGGAGAGCCTTGTTTACGCGAATGGACAGGTCATGAAAGAATTCAAGCCGCATTTATCCCCTTCACGATCGGGGAGCATACGGCCTGAAACGGCCCGGCTGGTAAGCAGCTGGATGGAGAAGGTCGTTACAGAAGGGACAGGTAAATCGCTGCTGAAATCGAAGTGGAGGCTGGCGGGAAAATCAGGTACGGCGCAGATTACCGTTCAGGGGCGGCAGCGTAACAACCAGTGGTTCATCGGGTATGGGCCGGTTGATCGGCCGAAATACGCTGCAGCCGTACTGTTCCAAAATATGCCGACCGAAGGCAGTAATCAAGCTACAGCCTTATTCGGTGAGATTATGAATCTGCTTGCTTCTCAGAAATCGTAG
- the mltG gene encoding endolytic transglycosylase MltG: MKAVKVVIVILVILLLGAGGGAYYIWNGLQPVKASDQAIKFTIESGMGTSKIADVLYKNGLIKNESVFKGYLKWKNEGSHFQAGVYEVKPGATFDELIAKLNSGEVVKEAMIRITIPEGYTIEQIAKKVSEATGTSTDEFLKLANHPGDQAVAAFKDVPESANLKHAAEGYLFPDTYEFKKGTNDNDIFHRMMEQMQSKLDNIPDLQQKLKDRGITLHELLTIASLVEREVVVDEERPLVAGVIYNRLDKKMKLEIDATVQYALAEPKERLLYKDLKVESPYNTYLHDGLPPGPICSPSIASIKAALSPKASDYLYYVTKKDGSHEHLFAKTYQEHLKNIKKSNSTTK, from the coding sequence TTGAAAGCTGTCAAAGTTGTGATTGTTATTCTGGTCATTCTCCTTCTTGGAGCAGGCGGAGGGGCGTATTACATATGGAATGGTCTGCAGCCGGTTAAAGCGTCTGACCAGGCCATCAAATTCACGATTGAATCGGGCATGGGTACCTCGAAAATCGCCGATGTACTGTATAAAAATGGCCTAATTAAAAATGAATCTGTTTTTAAAGGTTATTTGAAGTGGAAAAATGAAGGCTCCCATTTTCAAGCCGGCGTTTATGAGGTTAAGCCTGGGGCCACATTCGATGAGCTTATTGCCAAGCTGAACAGCGGGGAAGTCGTGAAGGAAGCGATGATCCGTATTACCATTCCGGAAGGTTACACCATTGAGCAAATTGCGAAGAAGGTAAGTGAAGCAACGGGGACGTCAACGGATGAATTCTTGAAGCTGGCGAATCACCCGGGAGATCAAGCGGTTGCTGCCTTTAAGGATGTTCCTGAAAGCGCTAATCTGAAGCATGCAGCAGAAGGATATTTATTCCCGGATACCTATGAATTTAAAAAAGGAACAAATGACAATGACATTTTTCATAGAATGATGGAGCAAATGCAAAGTAAACTGGACAATATTCCTGATTTGCAGCAAAAGCTTAAAGACCGGGGCATCACCCTGCATGAGCTTCTGACAATTGCATCGCTTGTTGAACGTGAGGTTGTAGTGGATGAAGAGCGGCCGCTGGTAGCTGGTGTCATCTATAACCGCCTGGATAAAAAAATGAAGCTTGAGATTGATGCCACGGTGCAGTATGCCCTCGCTGAGCCAAAGGAACGTCTGCTTTATAAAGATCTGAAGGTAGAGAGTCCATATAACACCTATTTGCATGATGGACTTCCGCCAGGGCCTATTTGCAGTCCAAGCATCGCTTCCATTAAAGCGGCGCTGAGTCCTAAAGCATCCGATTATTTGTATTATGTCACCAAGAAAGACGGTTCGCATGAGCATTTGTTTGCCAAAACGTATCAGGAACATTTAAAGAACATAAAGAAGAGCAATAGCACGACGAAATAA
- the ruvX gene encoding Holliday junction resolvase RuvX, with amino-acid sequence MRILGLDYGDRKIGVAVSDLFGWTAQGLEVVERRRDGAEMQRIADLVREYEVEELVVGLPKNMNGSIGPRGEICIDFADKLKEMLELPVHLWDERLTTVSAERTLIEADVSRKKRKQVVDKMAASLILQNYLDSKTKG; translated from the coding sequence ATGAGGATCTTGGGATTGGACTACGGCGACCGCAAAATTGGTGTTGCCGTCAGTGATTTATTCGGATGGACTGCCCAGGGACTAGAGGTGGTAGAACGCCGGCGTGACGGTGCCGAGATGCAGCGTATTGCGGATCTGGTCCGCGAGTATGAGGTCGAGGAGCTCGTTGTCGGACTGCCAAAGAACATGAACGGCAGCATTGGTCCCCGCGGTGAAATCTGTATCGATTTCGCTGACAAGCTTAAAGAAATGCTGGAATTACCCGTCCACCTGTGGGATGAGCGGCTGACCACCGTGTCTGCCGAGCGGACGCTGATTGAGGCTGACGTCAGCCGGAAGAAGCGAAAGCAAGTTGTGGATAAAATGGCTGCAAGCTTGATTTTGCAAAATTATTTGGACTCAAAGACTAAAGGGTGA
- a CDS encoding IreB family regulatory phosphoprotein, protein MDSMDKTMKFNVKGDEKEASSKDILLTVYDALVEKEYNPINQIVGYLLSGDPAYIPRHNNARSLVRKKERDELIEELVRFYLANHR, encoded by the coding sequence ATGGACTCCATGGATAAGACAATGAAGTTTAATGTCAAAGGCGATGAGAAGGAAGCTTCCTCCAAGGATATCCTTCTTACGGTATATGACGCGTTGGTTGAGAAGGAATATAATCCAATCAACCAGATTGTCGGCTATCTCCTATCGGGAGATCCCGCTTACATTCCGCGCCATAACAATGCCAGAAGCTTGGTGAGAAAAAAAGAGCGTGATGAGTTGATTGAAGAGCTGGTCCGGTTCTACTTAGCCAATCACCGATAG
- a CDS encoding peptidase U32 family protein gives MTKRHELMVTAGSLQECSAYMDAGASELLIGDACYGIRMPGYFSDSDIREVVRLGHARNVKVMVSMTNIMTNDMLRRLPDYILFLKDAGVDAVEYSDPSVLAAIKAYAPAIRLHWNGEMMSTNYATANYWGRKGASRVAAAKELSMDEILELKQHLEIEAQVQVHGMTNMYHSKRRLVESYMAHQGQPIQNGSLDKDRGLFLVEADRVQEKYPIFEDEHGTHIMSSDDICILEDLHLLMRAGIESFKIDGFMKPVSYNTAVIKAYRLAIDAYTADPDRYKFREEWLEMIRELQDPERELTFGFFYKEQVY, from the coding sequence ATGACAAAACGACATGAGCTTATGGTTACAGCCGGCTCTTTGCAGGAATGCTCTGCATACATGGATGCGGGAGCAAGTGAACTGCTTATTGGTGATGCCTGTTACGGAATTAGAATGCCCGGATATTTTTCGGATTCGGATATTCGTGAAGTTGTCCGTCTGGGACATGCCCGCAACGTCAAAGTAATGGTGAGTATGACTAACATCATGACCAATGATATGCTCAGACGGCTGCCGGACTATATTTTGTTTTTGAAGGATGCTGGCGTCGATGCGGTGGAATACAGTGATCCTTCCGTTCTTGCTGCAATTAAAGCTTATGCGCCTGCGATTAGGCTGCACTGGAACGGCGAGATGATGTCCACCAACTATGCTACAGCCAATTATTGGGGTCGTAAAGGGGCATCTCGCGTTGCTGCCGCCAAGGAACTCAGCATGGATGAAATTCTGGAACTGAAGCAGCATCTGGAAATTGAAGCACAGGTTCAGGTACACGGCATGACGAATATGTACCATTCAAAGCGGAGACTGGTTGAAAGCTATATGGCTCATCAGGGACAGCCAATCCAGAACGGCAGTTTGGACAAAGACCGCGGTTTATTTCTCGTTGAGGCGGACCGCGTTCAGGAAAAGTATCCTATCTTCGAGGATGAGCATGGAACGCATATTATGAGCTCGGATGACATCTGCATTTTGGAAGACCTTCATCTGCTGATGCGGGCCGGAATCGAAAGCTTTAAGATTGATGGTTTTATGAAACCAGTATCCTATAATACCGCGGTAATTAAGGCATATCGATTGGCTATCGATGCTTATACGGCGGATCCCGACAGATATAAGTTCCGCGAAGAATGGCTGGAAATGATCCGGGAGCTTCAGGATCCGGAGCGCGAGCTGACATTTGGATTCTTTTATAAGGAACAAGTCTATTAG